A single window of Montipora capricornis isolate CH-2021 chromosome 14, ASM3666992v2, whole genome shotgun sequence DNA harbors:
- the LOC138031899 gene encoding uncharacterized protein F54H12.2-like — protein sequence MGELAIFDATVPNFQFKGYRYVEYLRDPTGIAPLTVKVPPTNEFYDMERSFFEMRIRLRCGTNGLQGIVDGVSDANNCRNTLLPNQPPHSMFRRVDVKLAGTPITDTQDTYHLKAYFQTLLNYNRQEGKSLLKPTGWFNQPSVISPLTSTRVADNDRPTNLGMRHGDATNDIRKATEPYHDNAYVTLIFKPYEAPFWSEKVLIPHVEQIYQFYFNEPELFFFGTAMTGKVLPQFRDEDIEMKLVLCQLTLNINVHLSLVQELQHKKARYHVVHPIIRTFTWPGNTTRWRQDDVFRELVPDRMFMVVMPSTQFNGQLNQYMFDFKKMGIRRLRQKINSNEYPYRELELNPADALLDIRGYHRLLDTFGCYAQSKECMIEPDDWSKNCCIFAFNNVPNGHADDPSAKNPPQGGQVTIEVEFNTAPNENLTFVFYGEFEREWFIYPGPAVSFPDVNL from the coding sequence ATGGGGGAATTGGCTATCTTTGATGCCACGGTACCCAACTTTCAATTCAAGGGGTATCGCTATGTGGAATATCTTAGAGATCCTACGGGGATTGCACCGCTGACCGTCAAAGTTCCACCTACCAATGAATTTTATGATATGGAACGTAGCTTTTTTGAAATGCGCATTCGACTACGTTGTGGAACTAACGGACTTCAAGGGATTGTCGATGGTGTGTCGGATGCTAACAATTGTCGTAATACACTACTTCCTAATCAACCGCCACATTCCATGTTTCGACGTGTGGATGTGAAACTAGCAGGTACACCCATCACTGACACTCAAGACACTTATCACTTGAAAGCCTATTTTCAAACGTTACTCAATTACAACCGGCAAGAAGGAAAGTCTTTGCTCAAACCAACTGGATGGTTCAATCAGCCCAGTGTCATTTCTCCATTGACATCAACCCGCGTTGCGGACAACGATCGTCCCACCAATCTGGGTATGAGACATGGAGATGCAACCAATGACATCAGGAAAGCCACAGAACCATACCATGACAACGCGTATGTCACCTTGATCTTCAAGCCTTATGAAGCTCCTTTTTGGAGTGAAAAGGTGCTGATACCTCACGTGGAACAGATCtatcaattttatttcaatgaacctgagcttttcttttttggaacaGCCATGACTGGGAAAGTACTTCCCCAATTCAGAGATGAAGACATTGAAATGAAGTTGGTGCTATGTCAGCTCACTTTGAACATCAACGTTCACCTCAGTTTGGTACAAGAACTGCAGCACAAGAAAGCACGTTATCATGTGGTGCATCCCATCATTCGTACCTTCACCTGGCCAGGAAACACCACCAGATGGCGACAAGATGATGTGTTCCGTGAATTGGTGCCTGACCGCATGTTCATGGTGGTCATGCCCAGCACCCAGTTTAATGGTCAATTGAACCAGTACATGTTTGATTTCAAGAAAATGGGAATCAGAAGACTCAGACAAAAGATTAACAGCAACGAGTACCCTTACAGAGAGCTGGAACTGAATCCTGCAGATGCCCTCTTAGATATAAGAGGTTATCACAGGCTGCTAGACACATTTGGTTGTTATGCACAAAGCAAAGAGTGTATGATTGAGCCAGACGACTGGTCAAAGAATTGTTGCATCTTCGCCTTTAACAATGTTCCCAATGGACATGCAGATGATCCATCAGCCAAGAATCCACCCCAAGGAGGTCAAGTCACCATAGAAGTGGAATTTAACACAGCACCCAATGAGAATCTCACGTTTGTATTCTATGGTGAATTTGAACGTGAATGGTTCATCTATCCTGGTCCTGCAGTGAGTTTCCCAGACGTCAATCtgtaa